The following proteins come from a genomic window of Corallococcus sp. NCRR:
- a CDS encoding RsmB/NOP family class I SAM-dependent RNA methyltransferase, whose protein sequence is MDIPLWPTPHEPSRLGRPSRRAATAAVETHIAVLKGEPLKAALATALREAEGLGGQERRFVALAARELSRHTRLLDLAARQLGHSPGKHALTEDQALVRYTLWRRLFCGEGWSRIGPEVKLPGPVRPRTLHDAVLEGLATKPLAEPAAAEGAEAIVERLATRYSFPGWLTQRLAQVYPEGTLAGLMASLDEEPSLHFRARPPGTRDAVLAALAEEGVAAEAVPCAPDALRVSDSSHRIFESRTMKARRLQVQDVGSQLIVLACLPPGATLAGLTVADVCAGAGGKTLGLADLVGAKGKVLAGDRSKRRLSDARDRVREFGLKQVAFPHPVPLGDVDVVLVDAPCSGTGSLAREPDQKWKLSAKAITEFQATQSQLLAEVAAQVKPGARIVYATCSVLPEENDAVVEGFLKKHPGFALEPVGEGWPAELLVGVDGPYLRALPPRVPGGGFFAARLVRKAG, encoded by the coding sequence GTGGACATTCCCCTCTGGCCCACGCCGCATGAGCCGTCACGTCTGGGGCGTCCGTCCCGGCGCGCGGCCACCGCGGCGGTGGAGACGCACATCGCCGTCCTCAAGGGCGAGCCGCTGAAGGCCGCGCTCGCCACCGCGCTGCGGGAGGCGGAGGGGCTGGGCGGACAGGAGCGGCGCTTCGTGGCCCTGGCGGCGCGCGAGCTGTCCCGGCACACGCGGCTGTTGGATCTGGCGGCGCGGCAGTTGGGACACTCCCCGGGCAAGCACGCGCTCACGGAGGATCAGGCGCTGGTCCGCTACACGCTCTGGCGCAGGCTCTTCTGTGGTGAGGGCTGGTCGCGCATTGGTCCGGAGGTGAAGCTGCCGGGGCCGGTGCGGCCGCGCACGCTGCATGACGCGGTGCTGGAGGGGCTGGCGACGAAGCCCCTGGCCGAGCCCGCCGCGGCGGAGGGCGCGGAGGCCATCGTCGAGCGGCTGGCCACCCGGTACTCGTTCCCGGGCTGGCTCACGCAGCGGCTGGCGCAGGTGTATCCGGAAGGAACGCTCGCGGGGCTGATGGCGTCCCTGGACGAGGAGCCGTCGCTGCACTTCCGCGCGCGGCCCCCGGGCACTCGCGACGCGGTGCTCGCGGCGCTGGCGGAGGAGGGCGTGGCGGCGGAGGCGGTGCCGTGCGCTCCGGACGCGCTGCGGGTCTCCGACTCCAGCCACCGCATCTTCGAGTCCCGGACGATGAAGGCCCGGCGGCTCCAGGTGCAGGACGTGGGCAGTCAGCTCATCGTCCTGGCGTGCCTGCCTCCCGGGGCGACCCTGGCGGGGCTGACGGTGGCGGACGTGTGCGCGGGGGCCGGCGGCAAGACGCTGGGGCTCGCGGACCTGGTGGGCGCGAAGGGGAAGGTGCTCGCGGGGGACCGCTCCAAGCGGCGGCTCTCCGACGCGCGCGACCGCGTGCGCGAGTTCGGCCTGAAGCAGGTGGCGTTCCCGCACCCGGTGCCGCTGGGGGACGTGGACGTGGTGCTGGTGGATGCGCCGTGCAGCGGCACGGGGTCCCTGGCGCGCGAGCCGGATCAGAAGTGGAAGCTGTCCGCGAAGGCCATCACCGAGTTCCAGGCCACGCAGTCCCAGCTGCTCGCGGAGGTGGCCGCGCAGGTGAAGCCCGGCGCGCGCATCGTCTACGCCACGTGCTCCGTGCTGCCGGAGGAGAACGACGCGGTGGTGGAGGGCTTCCTGAAGAAGCACCCGGGCTTCGCCCTGGAGCCGGTGGGGGAGGGTTGGCCCGCGGAGCTCCTGGTGGGCGTGGACGGCCCCTACCTGCGCGCCCTGCCGCCCCGGGTCCCCGGCGGGGGCTTCTTCGCCGCCCGGCTGGTCCGCAAGGCGGGTTGA
- a CDS encoding ATP-binding protein has protein sequence MSGGHGANAPALEPDDAERAAAQEVLAGGGEMGALMRSMDWARTPLGPVSSWPRSLRTIASVCLNSGFPMMVFWGPDAVKLYNDAYSRILGGKHPAAMGRPGHEVWAEVWDQIGPWVEQVRREGRVIMTENQRLFVERNGFLEETYFTFCYSPVRDESGAVNGVLDTVVETTSQVLDSRRLRTLQEMATRAGGSLRVQDAAMHGMEALATNPEDLPFALLYLVEADGTRARLAGRMGLEGDGAFCPGEVGLEPGAASPWPLAQVIRSGHAEQVQGLEARFGPLPLRDGVPQPGSALALPMVRPGESNPLGVLVLGMSPRVPADASYLSFLELAASGLGAAISGARAHEDARRQAEALAELDRAKTAFFSNVSHEFRTPLTLMLGPLGDVLLDVEHPLAPEHREQLLLAQRNSQRLQKLVNSLLDFSRLEAGRLRATFEPLDLGTLTAGLASAFDSLVTRAGLRLQVDCPALSTPVWVDRDLWEKVVLNLLSNAFKFTFQGTLTVRLREEDGRVELTVSDTGTGIPEHELPLVFDRFHRVAGARGRSHEGSGIGLALVRELVELHGGQVSVESTPGQGSTFTLSLPTGTAHLPPEQLRAPSREAARAPNPEVFVEEAALWLSDTEEAPVPAPVPEAPPGVVRGQVLVADDNADMRDYVRRSLEGRFRVTTVADGHAALALARQHPPDVVLSDVMMPGLDGFGLLRALKLDPRTAHVPVILLSARAGEEAKVEGLTAGADDYLVKPFGVRELVARLEGTVNAARARAQREELLQALKLSETRYRLATRATKDAVWDLDLSTEQLTWSEGIHTLFGYPPGTVPTDLDWWTDAVHPEDRQQAVESLHAIAEAPEGSDWRAQYRFRKADGTYAQVEDRGWVVRDAAGTALRMVGAMQDVTLRKTAEDALRRSEEEFRTLAEALPEAVFVTAPDGSVTYVNGVLTEETGVSARTLLDRGYRQVIHPDDLGASGKAWVEALTRGDRYEAEHRVRYRDGLYRWHLVRALPVKDAEGRIIKWVGTSMDVHELRQAQAQQQQRADFEQQLIGIVSHDLRNPVSAILLGAASLMRREELDERSTKAVSRIQSAAERAHRMIRDLLDFTQARLGGGLHIQRRAADLHEVVDGVLEEIEATHPDREIHRRRSGSGLGRWDPDRVGQLAQNLVTNALKYSPRDTVVRVETHGEADAVTLSIHNAGAPIPPERMGRLFQPLQRASGEVDHSSRSIGLGLYIVKQLVEAHRGVITVESTAEAGTTFTVRLPRDVPANP, from the coding sequence ATGTCCGGTGGGCATGGCGCGAACGCACCCGCGCTGGAGCCGGACGACGCCGAACGCGCGGCGGCCCAGGAGGTGCTCGCCGGAGGCGGTGAGATGGGCGCCCTGATGCGCTCCATGGACTGGGCCCGGACGCCGCTGGGTCCGGTGTCCTCCTGGCCGCGGTCCCTGCGCACCATCGCCAGCGTCTGCCTGAACTCGGGCTTCCCCATGATGGTGTTCTGGGGGCCGGACGCGGTGAAGCTCTACAACGACGCCTACAGCCGCATCCTGGGCGGCAAGCACCCCGCCGCCATGGGAAGGCCGGGACACGAGGTCTGGGCGGAGGTCTGGGATCAGATCGGCCCGTGGGTGGAGCAGGTCCGCCGCGAGGGCCGCGTCATCATGACGGAGAACCAGCGCCTCTTCGTCGAGCGCAACGGCTTCCTGGAGGAGACCTACTTCACCTTCTGCTACAGCCCCGTCCGCGACGAATCCGGGGCCGTCAACGGCGTGCTGGACACGGTGGTGGAGACCACCAGCCAGGTGCTGGACTCGCGCCGCCTGCGGACGCTGCAGGAGATGGCGACCCGCGCGGGCGGCAGCCTCCGGGTCCAGGACGCCGCCATGCACGGCATGGAGGCGCTCGCCACCAACCCCGAGGACCTCCCGTTCGCGCTGCTCTACCTCGTGGAGGCGGATGGCACCCGGGCGCGGCTGGCGGGGCGCATGGGCCTGGAGGGGGACGGCGCCTTCTGCCCCGGAGAGGTCGGCCTGGAGCCGGGCGCGGCCTCCCCCTGGCCCCTGGCCCAGGTGATCCGCTCCGGGCATGCCGAGCAGGTCCAGGGACTGGAAGCCCGCTTCGGTCCCCTCCCCCTGCGGGACGGCGTGCCGCAGCCGGGCTCCGCGCTCGCGCTGCCCATGGTCCGCCCCGGCGAGTCGAATCCCCTGGGCGTGCTCGTGCTGGGCATGTCCCCGCGGGTGCCCGCGGACGCGTCGTATCTGTCGTTCCTGGAGCTGGCCGCCAGCGGCCTGGGCGCGGCCATCTCCGGGGCCCGCGCGCACGAGGACGCCCGGCGGCAGGCGGAGGCGCTGGCGGAGCTGGACCGGGCGAAGACGGCCTTCTTCTCCAACGTCAGCCATGAGTTCCGCACGCCGCTGACGCTGATGCTGGGGCCGCTGGGGGACGTGCTCTTGGACGTGGAGCACCCGCTGGCGCCCGAGCACCGCGAGCAGCTGCTGCTCGCGCAGCGCAACAGCCAGCGGTTGCAGAAGCTGGTGAACAGCCTGCTCGACTTCAGCCGCCTGGAGGCGGGCCGCTTGCGGGCCACCTTCGAGCCCCTGGACCTGGGCACGCTGACCGCGGGGCTCGCGAGCGCGTTCGACTCGCTGGTGACGCGGGCGGGGCTGCGGCTCCAGGTGGACTGCCCTGCCCTGTCCACCCCCGTCTGGGTGGACCGCGATCTCTGGGAGAAGGTGGTCCTCAACCTCCTCTCCAACGCCTTCAAGTTCACCTTCCAGGGCACGCTCACCGTCCGGCTCCGCGAAGAGGACGGCCGCGTGGAGCTGACCGTCAGCGACACGGGGACGGGCATCCCCGAGCACGAGCTGCCCCTCGTCTTCGACCGCTTCCACCGGGTGGCGGGCGCGCGGGGCCGCAGCCATGAAGGCAGCGGCATTGGACTGGCGCTCGTGCGGGAGCTGGTGGAGCTGCACGGCGGCCAGGTCTCCGTGGAGAGCACGCCCGGCCAGGGCAGCACCTTCACCTTGTCCCTGCCCACCGGCACGGCGCACCTGCCGCCCGAGCAGCTGCGGGCCCCCTCGCGGGAGGCCGCCCGGGCCCCGAATCCGGAGGTCTTCGTCGAGGAGGCGGCGCTGTGGCTTTCGGACACGGAGGAAGCGCCCGTGCCCGCGCCCGTCCCGGAGGCGCCGCCGGGAGTCGTGCGGGGGCAGGTGCTCGTGGCGGACGACAACGCGGACATGCGCGACTACGTGCGGCGGTCGCTGGAGGGGCGCTTCCGGGTGACGACCGTGGCGGACGGCCACGCCGCGCTGGCCCTGGCCCGGCAGCACCCGCCGGACGTGGTGCTGTCGGACGTGATGATGCCGGGGCTGGACGGCTTCGGGCTCCTGCGCGCGCTGAAGTTGGATCCGCGCACGGCGCACGTCCCCGTCATCCTCCTGTCCGCGCGCGCGGGCGAGGAGGCGAAGGTCGAGGGCCTCACCGCCGGCGCGGACGACTACCTGGTGAAGCCCTTCGGCGTGCGCGAGCTGGTGGCCCGCCTGGAGGGAACGGTGAACGCCGCGCGGGCGCGGGCCCAGCGCGAGGAGCTGCTCCAGGCGCTCAAGCTGTCGGAGACGCGCTACCGGCTGGCCACCCGGGCCACGAAGGACGCCGTGTGGGACCTGGACCTGAGCACCGAGCAGCTCACCTGGAGCGAGGGCATCCACACGCTCTTCGGCTACCCGCCCGGCACGGTGCCCACGGACCTGGACTGGTGGACGGACGCCGTCCACCCCGAGGACCGCCAGCAGGCCGTCGAGAGCCTCCACGCCATCGCGGAAGCGCCCGAAGGCAGCGACTGGCGCGCCCAGTACCGCTTCCGCAAGGCGGACGGCACCTATGCCCAGGTGGAGGACCGGGGCTGGGTGGTGCGGGATGCCGCCGGCACGGCGCTGCGCATGGTGGGCGCCATGCAGGACGTCACCCTGCGCAAGACGGCGGAGGACGCCCTGCGCCGCAGCGAGGAGGAGTTCCGCACGCTCGCGGAGGCGCTGCCGGAGGCCGTCTTCGTCACCGCCCCGGATGGCTCGGTCACCTACGTGAACGGCGTGCTGACGGAGGAGACCGGCGTGAGCGCGCGGACGCTGCTGGACCGGGGCTACCGGCAGGTCATCCATCCGGACGACCTGGGAGCCAGCGGCAAGGCCTGGGTGGAGGCCCTGACGCGCGGCGACCGCTACGAGGCCGAGCACCGGGTGCGCTACCGCGACGGCCTGTACCGTTGGCACCTGGTGCGCGCCCTGCCCGTGAAGGACGCGGAGGGCCGGATCATCAAGTGGGTGGGCACCTCCATGGACGTCCACGAGCTGCGCCAGGCCCAGGCCCAGCAGCAGCAGCGCGCGGACTTCGAACAGCAGCTCATCGGCATCGTGAGCCACGACCTGCGCAACCCCGTGAGCGCCATCCTCCTGGGCGCCGCCAGCCTGATGCGCCGCGAGGAGCTGGACGAGCGCAGCACCAAGGCCGTCAGCCGGATCCAATCCGCCGCGGAGCGGGCCCACCGGATGATCCGCGACCTGCTCGACTTCACCCAGGCGCGCCTGGGCGGCGGGCTGCACATCCAGCGGCGCGCGGCGGACCTGCACGAAGTCGTGGACGGCGTGCTGGAGGAGATTGAAGCCACGCACCCGGACCGGGAGATCCACCGCCGCCGCAGTGGCAGCGGCCTGGGAAGGTGGGATCCGGACCGGGTGGGGCAGCTGGCCCAGAACCTGGTGACCAACGCGCTGAAGTACAGCCCCCGGGACACCGTCGTCCGCGTGGAGACCCACGGCGAGGCGGACGCCGTGACGCTGTCCATCCACAACGCGGGGGCCCCCATCCCCCCGGAGCGGATGGGCCGCCTCTTCCAACCGTTGCAGCGCGCCAGCGGCGAGGTGGACCACAGCAGCCGGAGCATCGGCCTGGGGCTCTACATCGTGAAACAACTGGTGGAGGCCCACCGGGGCGTCATCACCGTGGAGTCCACCGCCGAGGCGGGGACCACCTTCACCGTTCGGCTGCCCCGCGACGTCCCGGCGAACCCGTAG
- a CDS encoding class I fructose-bisphosphate aldolase — translation MAYTDRVKQILSWYPSDNPGTLTNLARLLNHGTLAGTGKMVILPVDQGFEHGPARSFGPNPAGYDPDYHAQLAIESGCNAYAAPLGFLEAVAGKLAGEIPLILKVNNSDSLAKTAAPMSAVTSSVKDAVRLGCAAVGYTIYPGSAARNEQYEDLRDIIAEAKSYGLPTVLWAYPRGALSKEGETAIDVVAYAAQISAQMGAHVIKVKPPSDFLEQAEAKKAFEKANIPTKTLADRVREVVRSAFNGKRIVIFSGGEAKETSALMEDIKQIHQGGGFGSIMGRNAFQRPHAESLKLLKDVMNVFAGK, via the coding sequence ATGGCCTACACCGACCGCGTCAAGCAGATCCTCTCCTGGTATCCCTCCGACAACCCCGGCACGCTGACGAACCTGGCGCGCCTGCTGAACCACGGCACGCTCGCCGGCACGGGCAAGATGGTCATCCTGCCGGTGGATCAGGGCTTCGAGCACGGCCCCGCGCGCTCCTTCGGTCCCAACCCCGCGGGGTATGATCCGGACTACCACGCGCAGCTGGCCATCGAGTCCGGCTGCAACGCGTACGCGGCGCCGCTGGGCTTCCTGGAGGCCGTCGCGGGCAAGCTGGCCGGTGAGATTCCCCTCATCCTGAAGGTCAACAACTCCGACTCGCTGGCCAAGACGGCCGCGCCCATGTCCGCGGTGACGTCGTCCGTGAAGGACGCGGTGCGCCTGGGCTGCGCGGCGGTGGGCTACACCATCTACCCGGGCTCCGCGGCCCGTAACGAGCAGTACGAGGACCTGCGCGACATCATCGCGGAGGCCAAGTCCTACGGCCTGCCCACGGTGCTCTGGGCCTACCCGCGCGGCGCGCTGTCCAAGGAGGGCGAGACGGCCATCGACGTGGTGGCGTACGCGGCGCAGATCAGCGCGCAGATGGGCGCGCACGTCATCAAGGTGAAGCCGCCCTCGGACTTCCTGGAGCAGGCGGAGGCGAAGAAGGCCTTCGAGAAGGCGAACATCCCCACCAAGACGCTCGCGGACCGCGTGCGCGAGGTGGTGCGCTCCGCGTTCAACGGCAAGCGCATCGTCATCTTCTCCGGCGGCGAGGCGAAGGAGACGTCCGCCCTCATGGAGGACATCAAGCAGATCCACCAGGGCGGCGGCTTCGGCTCCATCATGGGCCGCAACGCCTTCCAGCGTCCGCACGCCGAGTCGCTCAAGCTGCTCAAGGACGTGATGAACGTCTTCGCGGGCAAGTAG
- a CDS encoding TolC family protein, whose amino-acid sequence MGREVGRVVAVAMMLTGGVAGAQISPTTAPSNAPGTGAPGTASPSPGSLSPGTVPTPSPGTTPAPGPSGTGSSAANPTPGTRAPLPSPSTVNPGPAAEPGNAAQGATTGTPRPPAATPGAKDLGTSPISPGSGDGARGDLTPGTPRGAPEEAQAPGTAQATKLLKGPITLAQLVARARTQDARVAEASAELRKFQALYDQARWAWFPRFEITLGAGGPVPEARNNGLGGPPTTEASLEGDWNFGKVGVTVFSTGNAVLPLYTFGKLSALEKAGEQGPKVGAALRERVRAEAGFQAAQAYFGYQLARAGLKQLEDVSKRLKDAGDKIDALLKEDSDQVTKLDTYKLGYFRQLVESQRATAIQGEQFALTAIRLLASAGPDEQVEVAEEDLPLQGDVNVPDLESSLKLANERRPELKAIAAGIIAREQEVIIRERSYYPDLGLAGYYDVRWTSSATRQRSPFAYDPFNDRTAGLGLVIRGTFDIPIKDAQLEQARAELDKMHAQEQTLKAGIRLEVTQVQSQLAAAYARAKSFTEAEKNAKRWATAAYAAFDLGTGDTRELVDAFTALAQASAERGKSWHDVRVGLASLARVTGAVPTADE is encoded by the coding sequence ATGGGCAGAGAAGTCGGCAGGGTCGTCGCAGTGGCAATGATGCTCACCGGTGGCGTGGCGGGCGCGCAGATCTCGCCCACGACAGCCCCCTCGAATGCCCCTGGAACAGGGGCGCCGGGGACCGCGTCTCCCTCGCCCGGCAGCCTGTCTCCGGGCACCGTGCCCACCCCCTCGCCCGGCACCACCCCGGCCCCCGGCCCCTCGGGCACCGGTTCGTCCGCCGCCAACCCCACCCCGGGCACGCGCGCGCCCTTGCCCAGCCCTTCCACCGTGAACCCGGGCCCCGCCGCCGAGCCGGGCAACGCCGCCCAGGGCGCCACCACCGGCACGCCCAGGCCGCCCGCCGCCACCCCGGGCGCGAAGGACCTGGGCACGTCCCCCATCTCCCCCGGCTCGGGCGACGGCGCGCGCGGCGACCTCACCCCTGGCACGCCCCGGGGCGCCCCGGAGGAGGCCCAGGCCCCCGGCACCGCCCAGGCCACGAAGCTCCTAAAGGGGCCCATCACCCTGGCCCAGTTGGTGGCGCGGGCGCGCACGCAGGACGCGCGCGTGGCGGAGGCCAGCGCGGAGCTGCGCAAGTTCCAGGCCCTTTATGATCAGGCCCGCTGGGCCTGGTTCCCGCGCTTCGAGATCACCCTGGGCGCGGGCGGCCCCGTCCCCGAGGCGCGCAACAACGGCCTGGGCGGCCCGCCCACCACGGAGGCGTCGCTGGAGGGCGACTGGAACTTCGGCAAGGTGGGCGTGACGGTGTTCTCCACCGGTAACGCGGTGCTGCCGCTGTACACCTTCGGCAAGCTCTCCGCGCTGGAGAAGGCCGGAGAGCAGGGCCCCAAGGTGGGCGCGGCGCTGCGTGAGCGCGTGCGCGCGGAAGCCGGCTTCCAGGCCGCGCAGGCGTACTTCGGCTACCAGCTGGCGCGGGCCGGGCTGAAGCAGCTGGAGGACGTGTCCAAGCGCCTCAAGGACGCGGGCGACAAGATCGACGCGCTCCTCAAGGAGGACTCGGATCAGGTGACGAAGCTGGACACCTACAAGCTGGGGTACTTCCGCCAGCTGGTGGAGTCGCAGCGCGCCACCGCCATCCAGGGCGAGCAGTTCGCGCTCACCGCCATCCGGCTCCTCGCCAGCGCGGGCCCGGACGAGCAGGTGGAGGTGGCGGAGGAGGACCTGCCGCTCCAGGGCGACGTGAACGTGCCCGACCTGGAGAGCTCGCTGAAGCTGGCCAACGAGCGGCGCCCGGAGCTGAAGGCCATCGCCGCGGGCATCATCGCGCGCGAGCAGGAGGTCATCATCCGCGAGCGCAGCTACTACCCGGACCTGGGGCTCGCGGGTTACTACGACGTGCGCTGGACGAGCAGCGCCACGCGCCAGCGCAGCCCCTTCGCGTACGACCCGTTCAACGACCGCACCGCGGGCCTGGGCCTGGTCATCCGGGGCACCTTCGACATCCCCATCAAGGACGCGCAGCTGGAGCAGGCCCGCGCGGAGCTGGACAAGATGCACGCGCAGGAACAGACGCTCAAGGCGGGCATCCGGCTGGAGGTGACGCAGGTGCAGAGCCAGCTCGCCGCGGCCTACGCGCGGGCGAAGTCCTTCACGGAGGCGGAGAAGAACGCGAAGCGCTGGGCCACCGCCGCCTACGCCGCCTTCGACCTGGGCACCGGCGACACGCGGGAACTGGTGGACGCCTTCACCGCGCTGGCCCAGGCCTCCGCCGAGCGCGGCAAGAGCTGGCACGACGTGCGCGTCGGATTGGCGTCACTCGCCCGCGTCACCGGTGCCGTCCCCACGGCGGATGAATAA
- a CDS encoding MlaC/ttg2D family ABC transporter substrate-binding protein → MIASLLAATLLAAAPVSPLNVVKNGNAAVQKAANAPGASVQSLATVVESFVDFEELAKRALGEKAWAGLTAAQRKDFTETMTGLLRASYAQKAIGQAKANVKYGKESVQGNEATVDTELTVKTDQVPVNYRLYKATPKADWRIYDVITDEVSLVDTYSGQFKKILSTKGFDGLLTTLKSKRAQLEKENANTSAASVKETAAGGSGAAPQAK, encoded by the coding sequence ATGATTGCTTCCCTGCTTGCCGCCACGCTGCTCGCCGCCGCTCCCGTGAGCCCGCTCAACGTGGTGAAGAACGGCAACGCCGCCGTGCAGAAGGCGGCCAACGCCCCTGGCGCCTCCGTGCAGTCCCTGGCCACCGTCGTGGAGTCCTTCGTGGACTTCGAGGAGCTCGCCAAGCGCGCTCTGGGAGAGAAGGCCTGGGCGGGCCTCACCGCGGCCCAGCGCAAGGACTTCACCGAGACGATGACGGGCCTGCTGCGCGCCTCTTACGCCCAGAAGGCGATCGGCCAGGCGAAGGCAAACGTGAAGTACGGCAAGGAGAGCGTGCAGGGGAACGAGGCCACGGTCGACACGGAGCTCACCGTGAAGACGGACCAGGTGCCGGTGAATTACCGCCTCTACAAGGCCACGCCCAAGGCCGACTGGCGCATCTACGACGTGATCACCGACGAGGTGTCGCTGGTGGACACGTACAGCGGCCAGTTCAAGAAGATCCTCTCCACCAAGGGCTTTGACGGCCTGCTGACGACGCTCAAGTCCAAGCGCGCCCAACTGGAGAAGGAGAACGCCAACACCAGCGCGGCCTCCGTGAAGGAGACGGCTGCCGGGGGTTCGGGCGCCGCGCCGCAGGCGAAGTAG
- a CDS encoding N-acetyltransferase, whose protein sequence is MAHPAQHEASSPSAAMPSDVQVTPVRGAADRTAFIRLPYTLYRDDPNWVPPLEMERRDFLDPKKNPFFDYAEVELFLARRGPDVVGRVAAIKNPRHMEFHGTKEGFFGLFECVNDAGVARGLLDAASAWLKARGIDTVLGPANFSSNQDWGLLVEGYESPPALMMPYNPAYYAGLLETCGFTKAKDLWAWELSSSTPPPEKVARIAEKIRQREGVTVRPVNLKDFPAEVARIKEIYNAAWEKNWGFIPFTEREFDHMAKEMKAIVRPELLLIAEVKGEPVAFSMTLPDANAAFKAANGRLTTFGLPIGLVKLVLASRKLKRLRLLTLGIKEGYRRRGLDAILYLDTLRTAKELGYTGGEISWTLEDNHLVNRAIESMGGQRSKTYRVFQRPV, encoded by the coding sequence ATGGCCCACCCCGCCCAGCACGAAGCATCCTCGCCCTCCGCCGCCATGCCCTCCGACGTGCAGGTGACCCCTGTGCGCGGCGCGGCGGACCGGACGGCGTTCATCCGGCTGCCGTACACGCTCTACCGTGACGACCCGAACTGGGTGCCGCCGCTGGAGATGGAGCGCCGCGACTTCCTGGACCCGAAGAAGAACCCCTTCTTCGACTACGCGGAGGTGGAGCTGTTCCTCGCGCGCCGCGGGCCGGACGTGGTGGGCCGGGTGGCGGCCATCAAGAACCCGCGCCACATGGAGTTCCACGGCACGAAGGAGGGCTTCTTCGGCCTCTTCGAGTGCGTGAACGACGCGGGCGTGGCCCGGGGCCTGCTGGACGCGGCCAGCGCGTGGCTGAAGGCGCGCGGCATCGACACCGTGCTGGGGCCGGCCAACTTCTCCTCCAACCAGGACTGGGGCCTGCTCGTGGAGGGCTACGAGAGCCCTCCCGCGCTGATGATGCCCTACAACCCGGCGTACTACGCGGGCCTGCTGGAGACGTGCGGCTTCACCAAGGCGAAGGACCTGTGGGCGTGGGAGCTGTCGTCCTCCACGCCTCCGCCGGAGAAGGTGGCGCGCATCGCGGAGAAGATCCGCCAGCGCGAGGGCGTCACCGTGCGCCCGGTGAACCTGAAGGACTTCCCCGCGGAGGTCGCGCGCATCAAGGAGATCTACAACGCGGCCTGGGAGAAGAACTGGGGCTTCATCCCGTTCACCGAGCGCGAGTTCGACCACATGGCCAAGGAGATGAAGGCCATCGTGCGTCCGGAGCTGTTGCTGATCGCCGAGGTGAAGGGCGAGCCCGTCGCCTTCTCCATGACGCTGCCGGACGCCAACGCGGCGTTCAAGGCGGCCAACGGGCGGCTCACGACGTTCGGCCTGCCCATTGGCCTGGTGAAGCTGGTGCTGGCGTCGCGCAAGCTCAAGCGGCTGCGCCTGCTCACGCTGGGCATCAAGGAGGGCTACCGGCGCCGCGGCCTGGACGCCATCCTCTACCTGGACACCCTGCGCACCGCGAAGGAGCTGGGGTACACGGGCGGGGAAATCTCCTGGACGCTGGAGGACAACCACCTGGTCAACCGCGCCATCGAGTCCATGGGCGGCCAGCGCTCCAAGACGTACCGCGTGTTCCAGCGGCCCGTCTGA